The following are from one region of the Hydrogenimonas sp. SS33 genome:
- a CDS encoding UDP-N-acetylmuramoyl-L-alanyl-D-glutamate--2,6-diaminopimelate ligase: MTVDFKGHVGCVTDDSREAGPSCRFLATRLNERYAAEAKERGAAFVTPAELIDELGLRDLEVVGVTGTNGKTTTAAAIYSLLLDLGYKTALQGTRGLFIDDEKVEGKSLTTPPSLATIAHMAMARERGCEFFVMEVSSHAIDQNRIEGIGFSLKIHTNITSDHLDYHGSIEAYRAVKSAFFQDESRKLVNRDEDILQFNPKNAYGYGIENPATYKVMAYALGGGVSGVLKHFEEVVPFETPLQGHFNLYNITAAMAAVHLLTGEDLGDIAEAAENFAGVAGRMEKVSDDPLVIVDFAHTEDGIKQVLDSLKEKEIRVVLGAGGDRDATKRPKMGRAAAMVAKKVYLTSDNPRSEDPAVIIEQMAEGIEEQEKVVRIVDRKEAIRRALADLQEGEALLVLGKGDETWQEIGGKKIPFDDREVIREILSRER, translated from the coding sequence GTGACCGTCGATTTCAAAGGGCACGTCGGATGTGTGACCGATGACAGCCGCGAAGCGGGCCCGTCATGCCGTTTTCTCGCCACACGCCTGAATGAACGTTATGCCGCAGAGGCGAAAGAGAGAGGCGCCGCCTTCGTCACCCCCGCCGAGCTCATCGACGAGCTGGGACTGCGGGATCTGGAAGTGGTGGGCGTCACCGGCACCAACGGGAAGACGACGACGGCCGCCGCCATCTACTCCCTCCTGCTGGACCTTGGGTACAAGACGGCGCTGCAGGGGACCCGGGGGCTCTTTATCGACGATGAGAAGGTGGAGGGAAAATCCCTGACGACGCCCCCCTCTCTCGCTACCATCGCCCACATGGCGATGGCGAGGGAGCGGGGGTGCGAATTTTTCGTCATGGAGGTGAGCTCCCACGCCATCGACCAGAACCGCATCGAGGGGATCGGCTTCTCCCTGAAAATCCACACCAATATCACGAGCGACCATCTCGACTACCACGGTAGCATCGAAGCCTACCGGGCCGTCAAGAGCGCCTTTTTTCAGGACGAGAGCCGTAAACTGGTCAACCGGGACGAGGATATTCTGCAGTTCAACCCCAAAAACGCCTATGGCTACGGCATCGAGAATCCCGCCACCTACAAAGTGATGGCCTATGCCCTGGGCGGCGGTGTCAGCGGGGTGCTGAAACATTTCGAAGAGGTGGTCCCCTTCGAAACACCGCTGCAGGGCCATTTCAACCTCTACAACATCACGGCGGCGATGGCGGCGGTCCACCTGCTGACGGGGGAGGACCTGGGCGACATCGCCGAGGCGGCGGAGAATTTCGCCGGCGTGGCGGGGCGCATGGAGAAGGTGAGCGACGACCCCCTCGTCATCGTCGATTTCGCCCATACCGAAGACGGCATCAAGCAGGTGCTCGACTCCCTGAAAGAGAAGGAGATCCGCGTCGTCCTGGGCGCCGGTGGCGACCGAGACGCGACCAAACGGCCGAAAATGGGCCGGGCGGCGGCGATGGTCGCCAAAAAGGTCTACCTGACCAGCGACAACCCCCGAAGCGAAGATCCCGCCGTGATCATCGAACAGATGGCGGAAGGGATCGAAGAGCAGGAGAAGGTGGTCAGGATCGTGGACCGGAAAGAGGCGATCCGCCGGGCCCTTGCGGACCTTCAGGAGGGCGAAGCGCTGCTGGTGTTGGGAAAAGGG
- a CDS encoding NifU family protein gives MIPFSDEDLYPAVENVIEKIRPSLALDGGDIKLLGVKNGKVYVQLQGACIGCASSGSTLKYGVERQMRMDIHPEIEVVNVPVGMENQWDQMG, from the coding sequence ATGATACCTTTCAGTGACGAAGATCTCTATCCGGCAGTGGAAAATGTCATCGAAAAGATCCGTCCCTCGCTGGCGCTGGACGGCGGGGATATCAAGCTGCTCGGTGTCAAGAACGGCAAAGTCTATGTCCAGCTCCAGGGAGCCTGCATCGGATGCGCCAGCAGCGGCTCGACCCTGAAGTACGGCGTGGAGAGGCAGATGCGGATGGATATCCACCCCGAGATCGAAGTGGTCAACGTGCCGGTGGGCATGGAGAACCAGTGGGATCAGATGGGCTGA
- the rplQ gene encoding 50S ribosomal protein L17 produces MRHRHGYRKLSRTSSHRAALLKNLSIALIEHGRIETTLAKAKTLRSVFEKMVTRAKAGDFNAHRAVFAKLQDKQATKKLVEEIAPKYAERNGGYTRIIKTRQRRGDSADMAIIELV; encoded by the coding sequence ATGAGACATCGACATGGATATCGCAAACTGAGCCGAACCTCTTCTCATCGCGCTGCTTTGCTGAAAAACCTCTCCATCGCACTGATCGAGCATGGCCGCATCGAGACCACGCTCGCCAAGGCGAAGACGCTTCGCAGCGTTTTCGAAAAGATGGTAACCCGAGCCAAAGCAGGCGATTTCAACGCGCACCGCGCGGTATTTGCGAAACTGCAGGACAAACAGGCGACCAAGAAACTGGTCGAAGAGATCGCGCCCAAATATGCGGAACGCAACGGCGGTTACACCCGCATCATCAAAACACGACAACGCCGCGGCGACTCTGCCGACATGGCGATTATCGAGCTGGTCTGA